The Pelomicrobium methylotrophicum nucleotide sequence CCGGGGTAGGCGGGTAACGCTCGACCTGCGCGCCGACGGTAAAGTCGCGTGTGGTGAGCCGGCGCGCGAGCTCGCGCGCCCTGGCGGCCATCTCGACGCGCAGCTCGGCGGCGCGAACGTCCGCGCGATTGCGCGGATCGGGTAACGATCCCGCCACCTCGAAGCTTGGCCAGCGGCCATCGGTAGCGAGGTCGGCAGCGTGCGCCTCCTCGCCGATCAGGTACGCGAGGTTCGCCTGCGCACGCTTGTGTTCGGCCTCGGCGGCCTGCCGGTCATTCTTCGCGCGCAGCGCCTCGACACGCAGCCGGCTCGCGTCCGTCTGAGCGATATCGCCAGTGGAAAGACGCCGCCGCGCGGCTTCCTCGGACTTTTCGTACAGAGCGGCCGTCTCGGTGAGCAACCGTAGTTTCTCCTCGGCGGCCAGGAGATCGTACCAAGCCTGATGGAGCATGAGTCGCTGCTCGCGTCGGGTGTTGGCAAGATCGGCGGCAACGGCTTCCACACGCTTTTCGGCGACAGCCAGGCGCAACGCGCGCTTGCCGCCGCGCTCGACGAGTTGGCTCATGGAGAGCGTCTGGTCGACCTGTTTGTCCTTAAACGGCCCGGCGCCGATGCCTGTCCAGGGATTGATCCCGGTCGCACTGTAGGAGAGGGTCGGATTAGGGGCCTGGCTGGCGATGACAACGTCAGCGCGTGCCGCCTCGAGCGCGCGCTGACCAGCAAGGATCTCGCGGTTGTGTGCAAGCCTTTCTTCCGCCTGGGCAAGGCTTAGGATCAGCGTCTGGCCGAGCGCCGGGTACGCGGCCAACCACAGCAGAAGAACGAAAACGGGCACCCGCATGGCGGGGCGCAGTATAGCGTCGCCGCAGTGAGCGTGACGGAGTTTGTCAGGTTCGCGACAGGCTCGGCCAGCGGTATTGTTCTTAAGACAGGGCAGCCGTCAGTGAGCCGGATCGGCAAGAGGTGCAGTCCGCAGCCGGTAGAGCGTCACCTTGCCTATTGTCGCTACGGCCTCCGATATCGCCGCGAGACCACTCCGGGAAAAGCTCTCTTCCCTGTTCCTGGCAACCACCAGGAGGGTGTCGGCGCCTGCCTGTGCCACTTTGTCAGTCGCGATAAAATTCGGGTGGTGAGGAAAAAGCTTGTGGCCGTACCATAGATCCATACTCTGGCTGTCAACGATGGGCACGGAACGGCCCAGATAGATGGGTAGGGCACCGCAGGCCTCGTAATCCTGATAAAGCAACACGGACGCATCCGGATAGTTGCGGCGCACGAATTCGGCTAGGCTGCGGGAGGAAACGACTGCTTCTGCCCGCGTCCAGAACTGATCCGCCTGAACCAGCACCAAAATTGTCAGGCCACCAAGAAGGACAACGGCGGAACGCCCCCGGCCGGCATGGGCAATGGCGACGGCAA carries:
- a CDS encoding TolC family protein, which encodes MRVPVFVLLLWLAAYPALGQTLILSLAQAEERLAHNREILAGQRALEAARADVVIASQAPNPTLSYSATGINPWTGIGAGPFKDKQVDQTLSMSQLVERGGKRALRLAVAEKRVEAVAADLANTRREQRLMLHQAWYDLLAAEEKLRLLTETAALYEKSEEAARRRLSTGDIAQTDASRLRVEALRAKNDRQAAEAEHKRAQANLAYLIGEEAHAADLATDGRWPSFEVAGSLPDPRNRADVRAAELRVEMAARARELARRLTTRDFTVGAQVERYPPTPGVMWGISLSIPLFLRYGYEGEIARAETEYTIALEARERVLAQAQGEIVRTRADLDAAIERRRRVEAETLPEARRVAEAAEFAYRKGAIGLTDLLDARRTLRAVELEYVATCADYAKARAAWLAATEWEMSPP